Below is a genomic region from Neorhizobium galegae.
CCCGATGCCAAAGAAGTGGACGCAGGGTCGGAATAGCAAACGATCTATTCGGCGCCGCATGGCCGCACAAGAAGGCTATCTGCGACGCCGTGGCGCTTGCCCGCTCGGGCACGGATCGGTAACACCGTTCGGAACAATCAGAACGAGCGGGCCGGACGGGCATGGCGAACGAGACCATCACACTTTACGAGGCGATCGGCGGCGACGCGACGGTGCGGGCGCTGGTGAAGCGCTTCTACGAGCTGATGGACACGCTGCCGGAAGCGGCCCATTGCCGCGCCGTCCATCCGCCGAGCCTCGAAGGCAGCGAAGCGAAACTCTACGACTATCTGACCGGCTATCTCGGTGGCCCGCCGGTCTACGTGGAAAAACACGGCCACCCGCGGCTACGGTCGCGCCATTTCGGCGCGGCGATCGGGCCTCTCGAACGCGACGAATGGATGCTCTGCTTCCGCCGCGCCATGGACGAGACGATCCAAAACCCGAAACTGCGCGAGATCATCTGGCCGCCGATCGAGCGGCTGGCCTTCCATATGCAGAACAAGGAATAGGCCGTTGGAAAGACTCCATAAATTGCGGCCGTTGATTCTGTTTGTGAGCGGACTGATGGGCGCCGCGGGCGTCGCTCTGGCGGCGGCGGCAAGCCATGGCGGCGACACGGTTTTCTTAGGCTCCGCCTCGACCATGTGCCTGGCGCATGCGCCGGTCCTGCTGGGGCTCTATCTCGGTTACCGGTATTTTCGCACGGCGACGCTTGCCGCGCTGGTGCTCGGTCTCGGCACGATCGTCTTCGCCGGCGATCTCGTCTCGCGCCACTATCTCGGCGACCGGCTGTTTCCGATGGCGGCGCCGGTCGGCGGGACGGGGATGATGCTGGGCTGGCTGATCGTCGCGGTGGGAGCGTTTTTGAAGGTGCGGGAGGTTTAAGACCCCTTCTGGCCTGCCGGCCATCTCCCCCACAAGGGGGGAGAAGACTCGTGGCACGGCCTTGCCTCAATCCAGAGTGGGTGCGGCTGGGTTAGCCCTCCCCCTTCGCATATGGGACCTGAGGCGGTGCAGCGTCCCTAACCCTCCCCCTTGTGGGGAGGGTGGCCGGCAGGCGGGAGGGGTTTCCAAACCCGTACACAGAGGGGACTTGTCCCTACCGCTTAAACGACAGCACCCGAGCGCTCTCGGCCGACGCAGCTTCCACCACAGTCCCCCGTTCAGCCTTCGGCAGCACCACCACATTGGTCATGTCCGCAGCCGCTTCGGCTCGCCTCGTCAGCAGCGCGTAAAGTTCCGGCACCAGCCCGTCGCCGTTCTGTTCGGCAAGCTTGTGCAGGCCGATGAAAAGGCTGGCGTCACGACGTTCTTCGTTCATCATTGCGTTCCTTCATGGTCTGAAGCGCCCGCTCCAGACTGGATTTGGAGCCGTTGCGGAGCGGCACGAAGGTGACACCGAACTTCTTGCAGCCGGTCTTCACCCTCAGACACGCATCGTGGCTGATACAGTCGATGGGGCAGAAGACGCAGTCGACCGACGGCAGCACCGTGTCGATGCGGGAGACCGCCTCGCGAAGTCCGCCGTCGTGGTGGATCAGCTCGGCGCCGAAATTGCTGGCGATCTCCCTCAGGTGCGCCACCTGACAGTCACGGCCGCCGACATAGAGAAAACTGCGGACGTCAGTCACTGCCGGTCCCCGCGTTTCGGCGCTCTTCGCCTCCGCGCCGGAATTGCCGTTCTTCTGCTTCTGCTTCTTGGCCATACGCCCCTCGCCGCCGATTCTGCTTACGCTTCGGTTCCTCGATGGCCGGCACCATATTAAAGTTGAATTTCAGAGTAAAGATTAAAGTGGACTCTTTTTATCATGATATATTGGGCGACCTGATACGACCTCATCACTTCCAAAAATTTACCGTTTGATAAATTTTTATGCTGTGGTACCTTTTGCCCAATAGTTGTCCATGAATCCATAAAAGAGGGAACTTAGGATGGAACGACTGGGAAACGGTCCGCAGGCCGGCATTGAGGCCGGTCGTCTTTCATCGGCGGAGTATGAGGCGAATTTCGCCGATCTCCACCCGCGTCTCGACAGGCACGAGGCGCTGGTCGAATCCGATCGCTGTTATTTCTGCTACGACGCGCCGTGCATGACGGCCTGTCCCACCTCCATCGATATCCCGCTGTTCATAAGACAGATACAGACGGGCAATCCGATCGGTTCGGCGAAGACCATCTTCGACCAGAACATTTTAGGGGGCATGTGCGCCCGCGTCTGTCCCACCGAAACGCTCTGCGAACAGGCTTGCGTGCGCAACACGGCCGAGGACAAGCCGGTCGAGATCGGCAAGCTGCAGCGTTATTCCACCGACATCGCCATGGAACAGGGCCGGCAGTTCTACAGCCGCAAGGCTCCGACCGGCAAGACGATCGCGGTCGTCGGCGCAGGCCCCGCCGGCCTTGCCGCCGCGCACCGGCTCGCCATGCACGGCCATTCCGTCACCATTCTCGAAGCCCGCGAAAAGGCCGGCGGCCTCAACGAATACGGCATCGCCACCTACAAGGCGGTCGACGACTTCGCCGCCCGCGAGGTCGATTACGTGACCGCGATCGGCGGCATCGAGATCGTCAACGGCCAGGCGCTCGGCCGGGATTTTTCGCTTTCCGACCTCTCCGCCAAATATGACGCCGTCTTCCTCGGCATGGGTTTGGCCGGCGTCAACGGCCTCGGCATCGAGGGCGAGGCGCTAACCGGCGTCGAGGACGCGGTCGATTTCATCGCCGCCCTTCGCCAGGCGAAGGACAAGAGCGTACTGCCGATCGGACGGCGGGTCGTCGTGCTCGGCGGCGGCATGACCGCAATCGACGCCGCGATCCAGTCAAAACTGCTCGGCGCCGAAGAGGTGACGATCTGCTATCGCCGCGGCAAGGACAACATGAACGCCTCGCCCTACGAGCAGGATCTGGCGACCGCCAACGGCGTCATCATCCGCCACTGGCTGGCGCCGAAATCGATCATCGGCAAGGACGGCAAGGTCGCCGGCATCGAGGTGGAATATACCGCGATGCGCGACGGCAAGCTGATCGGCACCGGCGAGACCGGCGTCATCGCCGCCGACCAGATTTTCAAGGCGATCGGCCAGACCTTCTCCGCCTCGGGCCTCGGCGCGCTGCAGTTCGAGAAGGGCAAGATCGTCGTCGATGGCGAAGGCCGCACCTCGATCGAGGGCGTCTGGGCCGGCGGTGACTGTATTGGCACCGGCGAGGACCTGACCGTCTCGGCCGTCGCGCAAGGGCGCGACGCCGCAGAAAGCATCGCAAAAGCCCTGGCTGCCGCAGCGCAGCCGGCAACCGCAGTGGCTTGAGGGGAGATCTAGACAATGGCTGATATCCGCAACAATTTCGTCGGCATCAAATCCCCGAACCCGTTCTGGCTGGCGTCCGCACCGCCGACCGACAAGGCCTACAATGTCGAGCGCGCCTTCAAGGCGGGCTGGGGCGGCGTGGTCTGGAAGACGCTCGGCGAGGAAGGCCCGCCGGTCGTCAACGTCAACGGCCCGCGCTACGGCGCAATCTGGGGCGCCGACCGCCGGCTGCTTGGCCTCAACAATATCGAGTTGATCACCGACCGCGACCTCTACACCAACCTTCGCGAAATGAAGGAAGTGAAGAAGAACTGGCCGGACCGGGCGATCGTCGCCTCGATCATGGTTCCCTGCGAGGAACAGGCCTGGAAGGCGATCCTGCCGCTGGTCGAAGAGACCGAGGTCGACGGCATCGAGCTCAATTTCGGCTGTCCGCACGGCATGTCCGAGCGCGGCATGGGCTCCGCGGTCGGCCAGGTGCCGGAATATATCGAGATGGTGGTGCGCTGGTGCAAGCAGTACACCCGCATGCCGGTCATCACCAAGCTGACGCCCAATATCAGCGATATCCGTCACCCCGCTCGTGCCGCCAAGCGCGGCGGTACTGACGCCGTCTCGCTGATCAATACGATCTCGTCGATCATCTCCGTCGATCTCGACACCTTCTCGCCCAACCCGTCCGTCGGTGGCAAGGGCAGCCATGGCGGTTATTGCGGCCCGGCGGTGAAGCCGATCGCGCTCAACATGGTGGCCGAGATCGCCCGCGATCCGGAAACCTATGGCCTGCCGATCTCCGGCATCGGCGGCATCACCACCTGGCGTGACGCGGCCGAATTCCTGGCGCTCGGCGCCGGCAACGTACAGGTCTGCACGGCGGCAATGACCTACGGCTTCAAGATCGTTGAGGAGATGATCACCGGTCTTTCCGACTGGATGGACGAAAAAGGCCATCGCTCGCTCGACGACATCATCTGTCGCGCGGTCCCCAACGTCACCGACTGGCAATATCTCAACCTCAACTACATCGCCAAGGCGCATATCGACCAGGACGCCTGCATCAAGTGCGGCCGCTGCCACATCGCCTGCGAGGACACGTCCCACCAGGCGATCACCAGCATGGTCGACGGTGTGCGCCATTTTGAGGTGATGGAAGAGGAATGCGTCGGCTGCAATCTCTGCGTCAACGTCTGTCCGGTCGAGAACTGCATCACCATGGAAGCGCTGCCCGCCGGCGAACTCGACAAGCGCACCGGCAAGGTGGTCGATCCGACCTACGCCAACTGGACCCAGCATCCGAACAACCCGATGGCAAGGCAGGCCGCCGAGTAACCCATATCCTCTGCCCCGGTCAGCTCGGCCGGGGCATTTTCGTTCTGGCGCTCCTGATCAGCGATGCCATCCGGTCACGGGCGAGCGCGGCCCTGTCGAGCTTGAGGTGTTCGCTGAATTCCACGGAGCCGTGTTCCGGCGTCTTCAAAAGGCAGCGGTAGTGCATGCCGCCCTCCCCGTCGCTTTCTGCCTCGACCGTTGGCGGCGGCAGGCGGTCGGGATCGATACGCTCCTCGTCATGGGTCCAGGGCCAACGGCGGATGACGATCCAGCTGCCATCGCTTTCCTGCCGGACCGAGACGATCGGCCGGGCAAGGGATTCGGACGCCAGCCAGCCGCCCAGCCCCCAGAAGAAGGCGAGGATGAGCGCCCTGAACGGTTCTTGCGCTACGCCGCTGTTGCGGAAAAACACCCAGGTCATCAATCCGAGAATGGCGAACCAGGCGACGATGAAAAGCCAGCCATATACCGGCCGCAGGTTCCTAAAAAGTAGTCTCTCCATGGCTTTTGCCTCCCAAGACTTCTTTCGATGCGGCGATTATATCACGACCCGGGGCATATGCGAATTATCTGAGGACGGGGTGCGAACGCAAAGAGGCCCGGCGGTTGCCGGACCTTCTTCGTCTGTGTGTAATCCAGGTTAGCTCGGGCGGTTTGCGCCTTCAAAATAGTCACCGCGGCCGATCGGAGCGGGGATCTGGTTGGCGTCCTGCTGGTCCTTGGCGATGCTGCCGGTCTGAACGTGGTCGACGGCAGCGGAAGCCTTGGAGGCGCCTTCGTAATAGTCGCCTTCGGCAAGAGCGACGGAAGCGAAGGAGGCCGAAGCGATAAGGGCTGCGGCGATTGCGGAAGTGATCCTGGTCATTGTGGTAATCCTTTCAGAGTGTTCCGCGGCTTTAAGTTTGCGACCTGGCCTGCGGATGGTTGTTTCGGGGTCTTGAATGAGCTGCGATTAGTTCGGGCGGTTTGCGCCTTCAAAGTAGTCGCCACGGCCGATCGGAGCCGGGATCTGGTCGGCGTTCTGCTGGTCCTTGGCAATGCTGCCGGTCTGCATGTGGTCGACCATGGCGGAAGCCTTGGAAACGCCCTGGAAATAGTCGCCTTCGTCAGCGAAAGCTGCACCGGTGAACGAAACCGAAGCGATGAAGGCTGCGGCGATTGCGGAAGTGATCTTGGTCATTGTCTTTGTCCTTTTAGGTTTGGAAGTCCGGTCTGCGTTACCTGCGGTGTGGGATACGGAGCCGGATGGATTTCAGTTTCACGGCCTCGAACGATTTTTAGTTCGGGCGGTTGGCGCCGTCGAAATAGTCACCGTTGTTGACGTCTGCCTGGATGTTGGCCTTCTGAGCGTCGGCCTTCTGGCCGATGCTGCCGGTCTGAACGTGGTCGACGGCAGCGGAAGCCTTGGAGGCGCCTTCATAATAGTCGCCTTCGGCAAGAGCGACGGTAGCGAACGAAGCCGAAGCGATGAGGGCTGCGGCGATGGCGGAGGAAATTCTGGTCATTGTCTTGTTCCTTGCATGTGGTGGAGCCGAGTTTCTCGAAGCCCCTCTGTGTGTTTGATCTTGTCTTCCGAAGCTCGTTGCCGCGCTTCTGATGCTCAAGATGGTGCAAGTCGGCCGCCGGGAATAGACAGCAAGTTGCGGACGTATTGTTCGCAAATATCGAACGATTTAAATTTTATCGTTCACACGGAGAGCATGCACCTACGTGGGGGGATTTGGCCGGGGGATCAGCGGGAGCTGTCTTCAGCGGGCTCGTTCAACAGGTCGAGCATGGCGCGCAGCGCCCGGGTGACGTGCCGCTCACCATGAAAGATCGCCGAGAACTGACGGAGCGGCATCGGGAAATCGGCAATGTGAAGCCGACCGGAAAAGGAGTGGGACGATGCTGCCCGGCTTGAAAGCACCGTGGCGCTCAACCCCGCCTCCACCGCCGCCATCGCCGCTTCGTTCGACGGCATTTCAAGGACAACGGACAATGACTGCGGCTCGATGCCGAGATTGATGAGCTGCGCCTCGAAGGCGGAGCGAGTGCCCGATCCCAGTTCGCGCATGATCCAGTTGGTTTCGAGAAGATCGCTGGAGCGGATCTTGCGACCGTCCGCCCAAGGATGGCGGCTGCCCACGACCAGCACCAGCCTGTCCTCCGCCACCTTTCGGCGTTTGAGCCCGGCCAGAAACACTTCGCCTTCGACGACCGCGAGTTCCGCCGCCCCGGTCAGCACCGCTTCGGCCGCGCTCTGGGTATTGCCGACGGTGAGCCGCAGATCGACGCGCGGAAACCGCTCGTGATAGCTGACCAGCCGGGCCGGCAGCCAGTAGCTCGCGACCGTCTGGCTGGCATGGATCCGCAGGATGCCCGAGGCCGACCCGCCGAGATCGGCAAGCACGTGCTCGGCGGTCTGTGACCGCTCCAAAACGGCGCGCGCCTCCGGCACGAACAGTTTTCCAGCTTCCGTGAGTTCGATCCGCCGCCCGACCCGGTTGAACAGGATCACGGCATGCCGCGCCTCCAGCGCCGAGATCGCCGCACTCACCGCCGACTGGGTGAGGTTCAGCACCTCCGCCGCACGGGTCACATGTTCGCGCGCGGCGACTTCCAGAAAAATTCGAAGCTGATCGAGGGTCATTGTCCAAAACCATTCGCTTTTATCGAACGATATCAGAAAACTTATCAATTGGATTTGTGTTTCTGCAAAAGGGAGAATGATTTTCGACGAATAGAGACTCTCGTGGAAAAATCATGAAGCCGAGCCAGCCGACTGCGGAACAGCGCGCCAACCTCTCCTCTCCCTATTGGCCGGCTTTCACTCAGCTTCTTCCCGGACTTCTCCTGACCGCCGCGATTGCTACGGTCGCCCTCACCGTCCGCAACCTGACAGGCTGGATGACGCTGAGCCCGCTCATCCTGTCGATCGTCTTCGGCATGCTGATCCGCAACGCCTTGCCGGTTCCGGCAGCTGTCGAGCCCGGCATCGGCTTTTCGCTGAAGCGTATCCTGCGCTTCGGCATCGTGCTGCTCGGCCTGCAGGTGACGGCCGGCCAGATTCTCTCGCTCGGCGGCGCTGGCCTTGCGATGGTAGCCGTGACACTCGTGACCACCTTCGTGGCGATCCGGCTGGTTGGCCGGGCCATGGGTGTCGACAGGTCGCTGACCGACCTGATTGCCGCCGGCACCTCGGTCTGCGGCGCCTCGGCGGTCATCGCCGCCAATACGGTGGTGCGTGGCAAGCAGGAGCATGTCGCCTATGCGGTCGCCTGCGTGACACTGTTTGGGTCGCTGTCGATGCTTGCCTATCCGCTGCTCGCCGCCCCGCTCGGGCTCGACGCCCGCGGTTATGGCCTATGGACCGGCTCCACCATCCATGAGGTCGCGCAGGTCGTGGCCGCCGCCTTCCAGGGCGGCGATGTCGCCGGGCAGTTCGGCACCATTTCCAAGCTCGCCCGCGTCGTCATGCTGGCGCCGCTGATCATGACGCTGGCGCTCGCCATGCGCTCCGGCGCGGAAGGCCCATCGAAGGCCTCGGCGCCGATGCCGTGGTTCGTGCTTGGGTTCATCGGGATGATGCTGGTCAACAGCGCAGTCGCCATTCCGGCGGGCGTGAGCCAGACGCTCGTGACCGCGACGAGCTTCCTCCTGTCCATGGCGCTTGCTGCCATGGGACTGCAGACCGACATCCGCAAGCTGAAGGCGGAAGGCTGGCGGCCGCTCGCACTCGGCGCGTTCGGCTGGCTGTTCATCGCGGTTTTCGGCTACGCGATGCTGAAGCTGTTCGCATTCTGAGGAAAAACGGATCGAAGGGATAGGGGCCGCGTCATCAATGGCGCGGCCTTTTCGTCATCTATGGGTCAGCAGGGTTTCGGCTGGTCGTTCTTCGGCTCGGAATCCCGCACTGCCTCGTCATGATACCAGCAATTGGTATCTACGACGCTGAAGGTTACATCATGGATTCCGGTCGGCACGGTCCGGCCGTCCTCCAGCCGCCGTCTCGGGCGGACCGGAAACTGATAGATCGTTGCTGACTCACGATGGATGTGAATTGTCATCCTATCGTCTCCTAACTTCAAAAGTGCATCCAAACACGCACAGAGCACAAATCTGCACATTTTTTGTGCTTATTGCACGATTTTATATCATTTTTTCGACTCGCGCTAGGCGCTAATTTAGCGGCAGCGCGGTCCCGGCGATCTATTTTGCTCGCAGGAACCTCTAGCGGGGAAACGTGTGCCAACCGACCCCGGTTCCGAGCAATCTTGATAGAACCTTTAAAACCCGGAGATTTCATGAGACCGTGCTGATCTACAGGACCTTTAGTCGCTCTCAGCGCTCCGCCTGCGACCCTTCGTTTACACTTTTTTAATCCAGAACCGTCGCTCCGATGCAAACTGGCACGGGAAATGCGTTCTTCTGGTTACCCCGGAGGCGCGGTATCGTCGCGATGCCGCTTCCTCAGGATGGCTCAACCATGAACGTCACGGCCTGAGAGATAAAATATGACCAAGTATAAGCTCGAGTACATCTGGCTCGACGGGTACACCCCGGTACCGAACCTGCGTGGCAAGACGCAGATCAAGGAATTCGACACCTTCCCGACGCTCGAACAGCTGCCGCTGTGGGGCTTTGACGGTTCGTCGACCATGCAGGCCGAAGGCCGCTCGTCCGATTGCGTGCTGAAGCCGGTTGCGCTTTATCCGGATCCGGCCCGCACCAACGGCG
It encodes:
- a CDS encoding group II truncated hemoglobin, translated to MANETITLYEAIGGDATVRALVKRFYELMDTLPEAAHCRAVHPPSLEGSEAKLYDYLTGYLGGPPVYVEKHGHPRLRSRHFGAAIGPLERDEWMLCFRRAMDETIQNPKLREIIWPPIERLAFHMQNKE
- a CDS encoding DUF423 domain-containing protein gives rise to the protein MGAAGVALAAAASHGGDTVFLGSASTMCLAHAPVLLGLYLGYRYFRTATLAALVLGLGTIVFAGDLVSRHYLGDRLFPMAAPVGGTGMMLGWLIVAVGAFLKVREV
- a CDS encoding DUF2325 domain-containing protein — encoded protein: MAKKQKQKNGNSGAEAKSAETRGPAVTDVRSFLYVGGRDCQVAHLREIASNFGAELIHHDGGLREAVSRIDTVLPSVDCVFCPIDCISHDACLRVKTGCKKFGVTFVPLRNGSKSSLERALQTMKERNDERRTS
- a CDS encoding NAD(P)-dependent oxidoreductase, producing MERLGNGPQAGIEAGRLSSAEYEANFADLHPRLDRHEALVESDRCYFCYDAPCMTACPTSIDIPLFIRQIQTGNPIGSAKTIFDQNILGGMCARVCPTETLCEQACVRNTAEDKPVEIGKLQRYSTDIAMEQGRQFYSRKAPTGKTIAVVGAGPAGLAAAHRLAMHGHSVTILEAREKAGGLNEYGIATYKAVDDFAAREVDYVTAIGGIEIVNGQALGRDFSLSDLSAKYDAVFLGMGLAGVNGLGIEGEALTGVEDAVDFIAALRQAKDKSVLPIGRRVVVLGGGMTAIDAAIQSKLLGAEEVTICYRRGKDNMNASPYEQDLATANGVIIRHWLAPKSIIGKDGKVAGIEVEYTAMRDGKLIGTGETGVIAADQIFKAIGQTFSASGLGALQFEKGKIVVDGEGRTSIEGVWAGGDCIGTGEDLTVSAVAQGRDAAESIAKALAAAAQPATAVA
- the preA gene encoding NAD-dependent dihydropyrimidine dehydrogenase subunit PreA, with amino-acid sequence MADIRNNFVGIKSPNPFWLASAPPTDKAYNVERAFKAGWGGVVWKTLGEEGPPVVNVNGPRYGAIWGADRRLLGLNNIELITDRDLYTNLREMKEVKKNWPDRAIVASIMVPCEEQAWKAILPLVEETEVDGIELNFGCPHGMSERGMGSAVGQVPEYIEMVVRWCKQYTRMPVITKLTPNISDIRHPARAAKRGGTDAVSLINTISSIISVDLDTFSPNPSVGGKGSHGGYCGPAVKPIALNMVAEIARDPETYGLPISGIGGITTWRDAAEFLALGAGNVQVCTAAMTYGFKIVEEMITGLSDWMDEKGHRSLDDIICRAVPNVTDWQYLNLNYIAKAHIDQDACIKCGRCHIACEDTSHQAITSMVDGVRHFEVMEEECVGCNLCVNVCPVENCITMEALPAGELDKRTGKVVDPTYANWTQHPNNPMARQAAE
- a CDS encoding LysR substrate-binding domain-containing protein, with translation MTLDQLRIFLEVAAREHVTRAAEVLNLTQSAVSAAISALEARHAVILFNRVGRRIELTEAGKLFVPEARAVLERSQTAEHVLADLGGSASGILRIHASQTVASYWLPARLVSYHERFPRVDLRLTVGNTQSAAEAVLTGAAELAVVEGEVFLAGLKRRKVAEDRLVLVVGSRHPWADGRKIRSSDLLETNWIMRELGSGTRSAFEAQLINLGIEPQSLSVVLEMPSNEAAMAAVEAGLSATVLSSRAASSHSFSGRLHIADFPMPLRQFSAIFHGERHVTRALRAMLDLLNEPAEDSSR
- a CDS encoding YeiH family protein, with amino-acid sequence MKPSQPTAEQRANLSSPYWPAFTQLLPGLLLTAAIATVALTVRNLTGWMTLSPLILSIVFGMLIRNALPVPAAVEPGIGFSLKRILRFGIVLLGLQVTAGQILSLGGAGLAMVAVTLVTTFVAIRLVGRAMGVDRSLTDLIAAGTSVCGASAVIAANTVVRGKQEHVAYAVACVTLFGSLSMLAYPLLAAPLGLDARGYGLWTGSTIHEVAQVVAAAFQGGDVAGQFGTISKLARVVMLAPLIMTLALAMRSGAEGPSKASAPMPWFVLGFIGMMLVNSAVAIPAGVSQTLVTATSFLLSMALAAMGLQTDIRKLKAEGWRPLALGAFGWLFIAVFGYAMLKLFAF
- a CDS encoding DUF2735 domain-containing protein, with protein sequence MTIHIHRESATIYQFPVRPRRRLEDGRTVPTGIHDVTFSVVDTNCWYHDEAVRDSEPKNDQPKPC